Proteins found in one Parasteatoda tepidariorum isolate YZ-2023 chromosome 7, CAS_Ptep_4.0, whole genome shotgun sequence genomic segment:
- the LOC107444959 gene encoding uncharacterized protein — MFTKLLIFAASIGVILAADNNDVLNCIQRKYDDDLGNSFTSCYESSQKMRPDRITTCYTEVMQDIGVVVTASNGQMTVDRTKFGEYGNKNSEKPIGKAMEECFNNHKAGDNLYKKAATASQCVFSKVKKICDSEVKKL; from the exons ATGTTTACtaagttgcttatttttgctgcgTCTATTGGAG ttATACTAGCAGCTGATAACAACGATGTTCTGAATTGTATACAAAGAAAGTATGATGATGAT CTGGGCAATTCTTTCACCAGTTGCTACGAATCATCTCAAAAAATGAGGCCAGATAGAATTACGACT TGTTACACTGAAGTAATGCAAGATATTGGAGTCGTT GTTACTGCCAGCAACGGTCAGATGACAGTAGACAGAACGAAGTTCGGAGAATATGGAAACAAAAACAGTGAGAAACCGATTGGAAAAGCCATGGAGGAATGTTTCAATAATCATAAAGCTGGTGATAACCTGTACAAAAAa gctGCCACAGCCAGTCAATGCGTGTTTAGTAAAGTGAAAAAG atttgTGACAGTGAGgtaaaaaaactgtaa